A stretch of Rhododendron vialii isolate Sample 1 chromosome 4a, ASM3025357v1 DNA encodes these proteins:
- the LOC131321804 gene encoding cytochrome b561 domain-containing protein At2g30890-like, with amino-acid sequence MQSVRVELILFFLLFLLHLVYSYQEQENEDNSHSTNNHTIHKLSHGKLAFEIKVHGFLLWASMGFLVPLGILAIRMSHKEQCGRRLKIIFYIHACLQTLSVLLATAGAIMSVIYFDNTFNNTHRRMGLALYGAIWLQACIGCLRPHRGSRVRSVWFFVHWALGTSVSAFGIINVYTGLQAYKERTSRSVRVWTIMFTAEITLIAFLYLFQDKWHYIQKQGVILGNEPVSPTDQEIAPRDRPKEIR; translated from the exons ATGCAATCGGTTCGGGTCGAGTTGATTCTGTTCTTTCTCCTGTTTCTTCTTCATCTCGTCTACTCgtatcaagaacaagaaaatgaGGACAACAGCCACAGCACCAACAACCACACCATTCACAAG TTGAGTCATGGTAAACTGGCATTTGAAATCAAAGTGCATGGATTCCTGCTATGGGCTTCAATGGGGTTCTTGGTGCCTCTTGGAATACTTGCAATCAGAATGTCACACAAAGAGCAATGTGGAAGAAGGCTCAAAATCATTTTCTACATCCATGCATGTTTACAG ACACTTTCGGTACTTTTGGCAACAGCAGGGGCAATAATGTCCGTAATTTACTTTGACAACACTTTCAACAACACACACCGGAGGATGGGTTTAGCCCTTTATGGTGCTATATGGTTGCAAGCCTGTATTGGGTGTCTACGGCCACACCG GGGAAGCAGAGTAAGAAGTGTGTGGTTTTTTGTCCACTGGGCACTGGGGACATCAGTTTCTGCCTTTGGAATCATCAATGTGTACACAGGTTTACAAGCCTACAAAGAAAGGACATCAAGAAGTGTAAGGGTGTGGACTATAATGTTCACAGCAGAGATCACTCTGATTGCCTTCTTGTACCTGTTCCAAGACAAATGGCACTACATACAGAAACAAGGAGTGATTCTGGGCAACGAACCGGTCTCACCAACCGATCAAGAAATTGCACCAAGAGATAGGCCAAAGGAAATTCGATGA